From one Rhodamnia argentea isolate NSW1041297 chromosome 1, ASM2092103v1, whole genome shotgun sequence genomic stretch:
- the LOC125312880 gene encoding uncharacterized protein LOC125312880, with translation MFSSLSKTLVRRPLFLPAALRLISTTSSNRPSFTVSYLVNSCGLSPESALFVSNRVVFNTSARPEAVINAFKSHGFSQSQISDMIRKWPRLISACPERTLLPKLKYLRSVGFSGFHLVRMITASPYLLTRSLEKHLIPTFGRLRDFLRCEKHAVTAIRRNPKILSQGFEATIDPFVKILRDNGVRESSIMWLVKCQPRVMINRYNHLEEIVEKTKGMGFDDPSEAKFAVAMLAVMGMSESTWERKFDAYSRWGWSRDNAMSAFVKYPWCMILSEEKIMTVMGFFVKEMGFESSFLLRHPTLMSLSLEKRIRPRCLVFKHLSSHGLTKTKIGLTSLLSISEEDFLGKFVTPHLEEAPELLDIYREKKHMATRTLVL, from the coding sequence ATGTTCAGTTCGCTCTCGAAAACCCTAGTTCGCCGCCCTCTGTTCTTGCCCGCTGCTCTCAGATTAATCTCCACCACCTCCTCGAATCGACCCTCTTTCACGGTCTCTTATCTCGTGAATTCATGCGGGTTGTCCCCGGAATCGGCATTGTTCGTTTCCAACCGGGTCGTCTTCAATACCTCGGCGAGACCCGAAGCGGTCATTAACGCCTTCAAGAGCCATGGTTTCTCTCAATCCCAGATTTCGGATATGATTAGGAAGTGGCCTCGGCTGATTTCGGCGTGTCCTGAGAGGACCCTCTTGCCCAAATTGAAGTATCTGCGCTctgtcggcttttccggctttCACCTGGTGAGAATGATCACTGCCTCGCCCTACTTATTGACTAGGAGCTTAGAGAAGCATCTCATCCCCACTTTTGGCAGGCTTCGGGACTTCCTTCGGTGCGAAAAGCATGCGGTTACAGCTATTAGACGCAATCCGAAAATATTGTCACAAGGTTTCGAGGCTACAATTGATCCCTTCGTCAAGATTTTGAGAGATAATGGAGTGCGTGAATCAAGCATCATGTGGTTAGTTAAGTGTCAGCCTAGGGTGATGATAAATCGGTACAATCACCTCGAGGAAATTGTGGAGAAAACCAAGGGGATGGGCTTTGATGATCCTTCTGAGGCAAAGTTCGCTGTTGCAATGTTAGCGGTCATGGGGATGAGCGAATCGACATGGGAGAGGAAATTCGATGCTTATAGCAGGTGGGGCTGGTCTAGAGATAATGCCATGAGTGCTTTTGTGAAGTATCCTTGGTGCATGATTTTATccgaagaaaaaataatgacagTAATGGGATTCTTTGTCAAGGAAATGGGATTTGAATCTTCGTTTCTTCTGCGACACCCTACGTTGATGTCACTGAGCTTAGAAAAACGGATTCGTCCTCGATGTTTGGTTTTTAAACATCTGTCGTCGCATGGTTTGACGAAGACAAAGATTGGCTTGACTTCCCTGTTGTCGATTTCGGAAGAAGATTTCCTGGGGAAGTTTGTGACCCCTCATCTCGAGGAAGCTCCGGAATTGCTGGATATATATCGGGAGAAGAAGCATATGGCAACAAGGACTCTGGTTCTGTAA